TTCGGTGTCCTCGCCCGGCGCCGCGTCACCTATGCTGCCTGTTACCCCGTTGGCTGCAGCAACCTTAAGAAGTTCCTCCACAAGGCTTCGGATCTGCTCGTCATCAGCGGGCCCTTGGAAAAGCGGAACGGGCTGTCCCTTAACCACAGCAACGGCTGTGGGGACGGCCTGGACCTGGAAAGCCTGCGCCAGCTGCGGGAAAGCGTCCACATCAGCGGCTGCAAGCACCAGACGGCCACCGTAGCCTTCAACAACGCGCTCCGCTGCGTCGAGGACGGCGGGTGACTCGGGCGCATAGCGCGACCAAAGAAGGAAGAGCACGGGGATCTGCGCAGACAGCTGCACCAGATCCTGGAAATTTGATTCGGTTGCATCCACCCGAAGTGGAGCTTGGCCGGTTTCGCCTGCTGGGGGCGTGCCGTTCTCAGGCGTTTCGCCCTGCCCCGAAACAGGAGCGGCAGGCACCGGCGGGGCGGCCGGGCGGCGCAGCGACGACAGGTCAACGGCACCGCGAAGATTGAGCTGGCTGGCAGCGGCTGGAGTGGGTCGGTATCCGGGCGAACTCATACCGTCCACTCTAGCCGCTGCCCTGCCATGGATATGCCTTACTTGAAGCTGGCCCCCACCAGCCCGCGGGTTGCGGCCACGAGCTTCATGGGATCGGCAGAACCTGCCGGCGGAATGTATACGGCCACGGATTCGGCGAAGTTCAGTACCATGCCCGTCGTGGTTTCCTTTCCACCG
This genomic interval from Paenarthrobacter aurescens TC1 contains the following:
- a CDS encoding conserved hypothetical protein (identified by match to protein family HMM PF00085), with translation MDGMSSPGYRPTPAAASQLNLRGAVDLSSLRRPAAPPVPAAPVSGQGETPENGTPPAGETGQAPLRVDATESNFQDLVQLSAQIPVLFLLWSRYAPESPAVLDAAERVVEGYGGRLVLAAADVDAFPQLAQAFQVQAVPTAVAVVKGQPVPLFQGPADDEQIRSLVEELLKVAAANGVTGSIGDAAPGEDTEPAPLPPLHQAAIDAIEAGDYAAAAAAYKQALLEQPADTDAKAGLAQVELMARLEKLSAPEAESLRDLAAKEPDNVQAQLDVADLDISGGHIEDAFNRIITFIGRNFGPERETARLRLLELFEVVGTQDQRVAKARQGLARVLF